Proteins encoded by one window of Arachis ipaensis cultivar K30076 chromosome B04, Araip1.1, whole genome shotgun sequence:
- the LOC107635364 gene encoding receptor-like protein 12, with translation MMMNGVVYLVLMVQLLAWTSSAAVVASGKCIESERQALLSLKRGFNLTHDDDWLSSWGDGEQQKDCCNWEGVTCSNHTGHVLMLHLQGDGYTRGSISPSLGELHHLKYLDLSGNHFTHTPSIPPFIASLTFLTHLDLFSCSFGGNIPPQLGNLLFLEYLDLSSNNLVGGFPLQLTNMSSLTYLDLSHNSLNETMPPQLGNLLSLEHLDLSANAFTGTIPSQFKNLSRLQYLDLHYWDKTMSLSSDLQWLSELSTMRYLSLPRVNLSGASNWQQQVSSLSHLQHLDLHGCNLVDSVLTSSLASTSLSSVDISNNSLRDASLIFPWLMNSTRNLVTLIMNDNGLTGTIPETFGDNLNSLEELNLANNELKGQIPLSLFHSCNLAWLDLSNNNLTGEFHEYIREYSRCAHKPLKFLELVWNEITGMVPDLSQLQSLQELRLDNNRLNGSIHEGIGQLSNLTELSLGNNFLTGLISEAHFSRLSHLGTLDLSHNALAFNVSVDWIPPFNLTNIYLARCKLGPDFPTWLHTQTMIDNLDISCAGISSTVPNWFWERLPFMMYLNISHNRFPGKIEDPPIVSYYVFVVAFDSDPHLSIDLSFNLFEGPIPAILSTASETFLSNNRFSLANPFLCANLTKSMRFMDLSNNDLRGELSDCWRGFESLVVLDLSNNQFYGNMPKSLGSLRNIKSIHLGGNNFSGKIPSSLHNCTQLQIFYAARNKLSGTIPTWIGDNIPKLLVLSLHSNNFHGNIPLSMCNLDELRVLDLSLNILSGSIPKCISNLSAMATQAKSNATITHDYHYEYRDGFSRTDSEVSGVYNDSASLTWKGKMSKYGSTLGLLRSIDFSSNRLTGEIPTEMMTLIGLVSLNLSRNLFSGHIPSTIGQLKSIDFLDLSRNHLSGTIPSQLAQIDDLSVLDLSYNDLSGEIPLGTQLQTRDASAYAGNPKLCGAPLNNTCPIHGHQISEHDADGDDEQFVSEGFYIAMAVGFVMSFWGFCFSLILKKSWRYAYFKLLSDVYDTLYVFTAIKVAKFKRIRSQI, from the coding sequence ATGATGATGAATGGTGTAGTTTATTTGGTGTTGATGGTGCAGCTACTTGCATGGACCAGCAGTGCAGCGGTGGTGGCAAGTGGGAAGTGCATTGAGAGTGAAAGGCAAGCTCTGCTTTCTCTCAAACGTGGCTTCAATCTCACCCATGATGATGATTGGCTGTCTTCATGGGGAGATGGGGAGCAGCAGAAGGATTGTTGCAACTGGGAAGGCGTCACGTGCAGCAACCACACAGGCCATGTTCTCATGCTTCATCTTCAGGGTGATGGTTACACTCGTGGATCCATAAGCCCATCACTGGGTGAGTTACATCATTTGAAGTATTTGGACCTTAGTGGTAATCACTTTACTCACACTCCATCCATCCCTCCTTTCATTGCCTCTTTAACATTTTTGACACACCTCGATCTCTTTTCTTGTTCCTTTGGTGGAAACATACCCCCTCAATTGGGAAATCTACTCTTCCTCGAGTATCTTGATCTTAGTTCCAATAATCTGGTTGGAGGATTTCCTCTTCAACTCACAAATATGTCATCCTTGACATATTTGGATCTTAGTCATAATAGCCTTAATGAAACAATGCCACCCCAACTTGGAAATCTCTTATCCTTGGAACATCTTGATCTAAGTGCAAATGCATTCACCGGAACCATTCCTAGTCAATTCAAAAACCTTTCTCGTTTACAGTATCTTGACCTTCATTACTGGGACAAAACCATGTCATTAAGTTCAGATTTACAATGGCTATCTGAGCTTTCAACCATGAGGTATCTTTCACTTCCTAGGGTGAATCTAAGTGGTGCCAGCAATTGGCAACAACAAGTGAGTAGCCTTTCTCATCTTCAACATTTAGACTTGCATGGTTGCAATCTTGTTGATTCCGTGCTCACTTCATCACTTGCATCCACTTCTCTCTCATCTGTGGATATCTCTAACAACTCTCTAAGGGATGCATCCTTGATATTCCCCTGGTTAATGAATTCCACTCGTAACCTTGTTACTCTCATAATGAATGATAATGGTTTAACAGGAACCATTCCAGAAACATTCGGGGACAACTTGAACTCCCTTGAGGAGTTAAATCTTGCAAATAATGAGCTCAAAGGCCAAATACCTCTATCCTTGTTTCATAGTTGTAATTTGGCATGGCTTGACCTATCCAACAACAACTTGACAGGGGAGTTCCATGAATATATTCGAGAGTATTCTCGTTGTGCTCATAAACCCTTAAAATTCTTGGAGCTGGTATGGAATGAAATTACGGGGATGGTGCCTGACCTCTCTCAGCTTCAATCTTTGCAAGAGTTACGACTTGATAACAACAGATTAAATGGAAGCATACATGAAGGTATTGGACAACTATCCAACTTAACTGAGTTAAGCCTTGGAAATAACTTTCTGACAGGTTTGATATCTGAAGCTCATTTCTCAAGACTTTCCCATCTTGGCACTTTGGATTTGTCTCATAATGCATTGGCTTTTAATGTTAGCGTCGATTGGATTCCCCCTTTCAATTTAACTAACATTTATTTGGCCCGTTGCAAGTTGGGGCCTGACTTTCCAACATGGCTTCATACCCAAACCATGATTGACAATTTGGATATTTCCTGTGCTGGAATTTCTAGCACTGTTCCAAATTGGTTTTGGGAACGCCTTCCTTTTATGATGTATTTGAATATTTCTCACAACCGTTTTCCAGGAAAAATTGAAGACCCACCTATTGTTTCTTATTATGTGTTTGTAGTAGCTTTTGATTCTGACCCACATCTTTCAATTGATTTGAGCTTCAATTTATTTGAAGGCCCAATTCCAGCAATCCTTTCAACTGCTTCAGAAACTTTTTTGTCCAATAACAGATTTTCACTTGCAAATCCTTTTTTATGTGCAAACTTGACCAAATCCATGAGATTTATGGATTTGTCAAACAACGACCTTAGAGGAGAACTTTCGGATTGTTGGAGGGGTTTTGAGTCATTGGTCGTCCTAGATTTATCCAATAATCAGTTTTATGGAAACATGCCAAAGTCTTTGGGGTCATTAAGAAATATCAAGTCAATACATTTAGGAGGGAATAATTTTTCAGGAAAGATACCATCATCCTTGCATAATTGCACACAACTACAAATTTTTTATGCTGCACGTAATAAGTTGTCAGGAACAATACCAACCTGGATTGGGGATAATATTCCAAAGCTACTTGTACTTAGCTTACATTCCAATAACTTTCATGGTAACATTCCATTAAGCATGTGCAATCTCGATGAACTTCGTGTCTTGGACCTCTCTTTAAATATTCTGTCTGGCAGTATACCTAAATGCATAAGTAATCTGTCTGCTATGGCCACTCAAGCAAAATCAAATGCAACGATTACTCATGACTATCATTATGAATATCGCGATGGGTTTAGCCGTACTGACTCTGAAGTTTCCGGAGTTTATAATGATAGCGCATCACTGACATGGAAAGGGAAAATGTCAAAATATGGAAGCACCCTGGGATTGTTGAGAAGTATTGATTTCTCCAGCAACAGGTTAACAGGGGAAATACCAACTGAGATGATGACTCTTATTGGCTTGGTTTCTTTAAATCTTTCAAGAAACTTGTTTAGTGGACACATTCCTTCAACTATTGGACAACTGAAGTCAATAGATTTTCTTGATCTATCCAGAAATCATTTGTCAGGAACAATTCCTTCACAGCTTGCTCAGATTGACGATCTCAGTGTTCTTGACTTGTCATACAATGATTTATCCGGAGAAATCCCACTTGGCACGCAACTTCAAACTAGGGATGCATCTGCTTATGCAGGAAATCCAAAACTTTGTGGTGCTCCCCTCAACAACACTTGTCCCATTCATGGTCACCAGATCAGTGAACATGATGCTGATGGTGATGATGAACAATTTGTAAGCGAGGGGTTCTACATTGCTATGGCTGTTGGATTTGTTATGTCATTTTGGGGATTTTGCTTCTCATTGATTTTGAAGAAATCTTGGAGATATGCTTATTTCAAGTTGTTGAGTGATGTCTATGACACGCTCTATGTATTTACAGCGATCAAGGTGGCCAAATTCAAAAGGATCAGAT